From the Glandiceps talaboti chromosome 10, keGlaTala1.1, whole genome shotgun sequence genome, one window contains:
- the LOC144440975 gene encoding disabled homolog 2-interacting protein-like produces the protein MAAEAEEREVRDQYEEISREQLQQEVDSLKEKLETANRTIEQFTKQMEMQKNGTKQLIAAWKLRLEEGEQKLAQQTKERDNEMREIISNLMFLEGNLRKEQQTIMKRLNEKDKIIEKQEKRINSLNSANIKLVEALNKIRNSQFNHCNMNGLNGTSVDKNHCGDNVNGLNSTPTPMSRTPSPTTPNRVRFKDDMVDVYEDKSRTVVVKRRTPIPPEAFKHMRANTISYF, from the exons atggctgccgaagcAGAGGAGAGAGAAGTTAGAGACCAATATGAAGAAATAAGCCGCGAGCAG CTGCAGCAAGAGGTCGACTCATTGAAAGAGAAATTGGAGACGGCGAATCGGACCATTGAACAATTTACTAAACAAATGGAAATGCAGAAGaacggaaccaaacaacttatAGCGGCGTGGAAATTACGTCTCGAAGAAGGTGAACAGAAATTAGCGCAGCAAACGAAGGAAAGGGACAATGAAATGAGGGAGattatatcaaatttgatgtTTCTGGAGGGAAATTTACGTAAAGAACAGCAGACAATTATGAAACGACTGAAcgaaaaagacaaaataatagAAAAACAAGAGAAAAGGATAAACTCACTAAACAGTGCCAATATAAAACTTGTTGAAGCTCTAAATAAAATACGGAATAGTCAGTTCAACCATTGTAACATGAATGGTCTGAATGGTACCAGTGTTGATAAAAATCATTGCGGTGACAATGTCAACGGTTTAAATTCAACGCCAACGCCAATGTCGCGTACGCCATCACCAACAACGCCAAACAGAGTACGTTTCAAAGATGACATGGTGGATGTATACGAGGACAAAAGCCGAACTGTAGTTGTAAAAAGACGGACACCTATCCCACCTGAAGCTTTTAAGCACATGAGGGCAAATACAATTAGTTATTTCTAG